The window AAAATATAGCAAATTCTATTTTATTATTTTTAAAATTAAAAGAAAATCAAAAAATTATTTTAGATTTACAAAATATTTTATTTATTTCTTCTTTTTTTGCTAATTCTTTTTATGTGAAAAAATTTTCAATGATGTGGATATATGATAAAAATTTTGTATTATCTGGAAAATTTTTAATTTTTTCAAAAAAAAAAATTTTTAAAATAATTAAAAATAATGGAGGTAACATTAAATATGATATTTCAAAAAAAATAAATTTTTTAATTATTGGGGAAAAATATGGAAATAAATTTAAAAAAGCAAAATTATTAAAAATTAAAATATTATCTGAAAAACAATTTATTCAAAAAATTAAAAAATAATATGGGTCGTGCAGGATTTGAACCTGCGACCAATTGATTAAAAGTCAACTGCTCTACCGACTGAGCTAACGACCCAAAAAATTTTTAGGTAATGACGGATTCGAACCGCCGACCTTCTCCGTGTAAAGGAGATGCTCTACCAGTTGAGCTAATCACCCAATATTTCTTTATTGTAAATTAGTTATTTTGTTAGTCAATCTTTTTTTTGTTTTTTTATAAAAAAAATAAAAAATTTTTTAAACAATTTTTTTTAAATAGATTTTTAGAGTGTTTTATGAAAATAAAAACTAGATTTTCGCCTAGTCCTACTGGTTTTTTACATTTAGGGGGATTACGTACAGCATTATTTTCGTGGTTATTTGCGCGTAAAAATAATGGTTCATTTATTTTACGAATTGAAGATACAGATAAAAAAAGATTTAATGAAAATTCCTCTAATGATATTATGGAAAGTTTATCTTGGTTGGGTTTATTTTGGGATGAAGGGCCTATTTATCAAAGTAGTCGTTTAAAAATTTATCAAAAAGCGATTTTAAAATTGTTAAATTTAAAAAGAGCTTACAAATGTTATTGTTCATATGAAAGATTAGAATTATTAAGAAGTAATTTATTATTAAAAGGTGAAAAACCTCGTTATGATGGAAAATGTCGGTTTAAAGAAAACCAAAAAAAAAATAATAATAAATCTTTTGTTATACGTTTTAAAAACCCAAAAAAAGGATCTGTAAAATTTTTGGATCAAATTCTAGGAGAAATTATTGTTCAAAATTCTGAATTAGATGATGTAATTATACAACGTTCAGATGGTATGCCCACATATAACTTTTGTGTTGTAGTAGATGATATTGATATGAAAATTACACATGTAATACGTGGAAATGATCATTTAAATAATACGCCTAGACAAATTAATTTATTTAATGCTCTAGATGGAAAAGTTCCTAAATTTGCTCATTTATCTATGGTTTTAGATTTTGAAGGAAAGAAAATTTCTAAAAGATATTCTCAATCTAGTATTTTAAAATATCGTATGTCTGGATATTTACCGGAAACAATTTTAAATTATTTATTTTCTTTAGGAACCTTAAAGAATAAAAAAGAAATTTATTCTTTAAAAGAAATGAAATCATGTTTTTCTTTTAAAAAAATTAATAAATCCCCTAATATCGTTAATAAGAAAAAAATTTTATGGTTTAATCATTATTATTTAAAGACTTTAAATAATGAAAAAATTTTTATATATTTTCAAAAATATTTATTGTTAAATAAAATTAAACTTGTGAAATCTTTTCCTACAAAAGAGTTGATTTTTAATTTTATTAAAAGACATGTGACTTTAGAAGATTTTTTAAAATCTTATACATATTTTTATCAAGATGTTAAATTTTCTTCTTTAAAAAATTTACATATAGGTTTTAAAATTAAAGATATATTAATTTTAATATATTTTAAAAAAAAAATTTTAAATCTTAAAAAATGGTCTCTGGATAATTTGTCAGAAGTTTTTCAAAATATATTATGTAAATTTAATTTAAAATTTTCAGAATTAGCACCATTAATACGGCTGAGTGTTACAGGTTGTTTATGTACTCCTAGTCTTAAATTGATTATATTTTATTTAGGGAAGAAATGTATTTTAATACGTTTAAAATCTGCAATACAATATTTTAAAAAGAATATTTTGAACAATAAATATATTTAGAAAAAAAATATTTATTTAAGGTTTTTTTATAAAAAAATATAAAAAATAAAAT of the Buchnera aphidicola (Nippolachnus piri) genome contains:
- the gltX gene encoding glutamate--tRNA ligase, whose protein sequence is MKIKTRFSPSPTGFLHLGGLRTALFSWLFARKNNGSFILRIEDTDKKRFNENSSNDIMESLSWLGLFWDEGPIYQSSRLKIYQKAILKLLNLKRAYKCYCSYERLELLRSNLLLKGEKPRYDGKCRFKENQKKNNNKSFVIRFKNPKKGSVKFLDQILGEIIVQNSELDDVIIQRSDGMPTYNFCVVVDDIDMKITHVIRGNDHLNNTPRQINLFNALDGKVPKFAHLSMVLDFEGKKISKRYSQSSILKYRMSGYLPETILNYLFSLGTLKNKKEIYSLKEMKSCFSFKKINKSPNIVNKKKILWFNHYYLKTLNNEKIFIYFQKYLLLNKIKLVKSFPTKELIFNFIKRHVTLEDFLKSYTYFYQDVKFSSLKNLHIGFKIKDILILIYFKKKILNLKKWSLDNLSEVFQNILCKFNLKFSELAPLIRLSVTGCLCTPSLKLIIFYLGKKCILIRLKSAIQYFKKNILNNKYI